The proteins below come from a single Bombus pyrosoma isolate SC7728 linkage group LG10, ASM1482585v1, whole genome shotgun sequence genomic window:
- the LOC122571755 gene encoding dynein axonemal intermediate chain 2 isoform X3 has protein sequence MKNINMQYTYTKKRLQFGKQCNFTNYDKVEADIKPHAESMTHYTQIDPVTQGTQCSKIYSVHEVNTNTATFRDSGIYHSEGGWPKDLNAKDVEQTVRYKRKIEKDELYIHTMLQLLPPMEQCILQNNVCNIYEQYFSYMEPVSLIQRVYSRTVNVYRDILPIKRQITHLSWSPDQGNRFAASYCNTDFKNAINDNPQSYIWDVDLWSKFIENPNTPCVILKPFCPILTLEYNPKDSNILISGLMTGQVACWDIRKGSEPIETSLVEFSHRDLCNEVLWINSKTSTEFFSASKDGQIMWWDIRKLQMPTETLVIDLCKPDDQNIDKATGISALQFEPSMGTRFMCGLENGIVISGNRKGKTSSEKIATRFKAQYGPIISLERNPTFVKNFLTVGDWTTRIWSEDCKESCIAWTPGHRDFLMGGAWSITRFSVFFLIKMDGTLDVWDLLIQQDSPVLSVKVCDEVLTYIKPHEQGQLATIANKKGTTFLLEFSEALTANQKNDKLLFTARNTQRKGKGS, from the exons ATGAAAAACATCAATATGCAATACACTTATACAAAAAAGAGACTACAATTTGGAAAACAATGTAACTTCACAAATTATGATAAAGTAGAAGCTGATATTAAACCACATGCAGAATCTATGACTCACTATACTCAAATAGATCCTGTAACTCAAGGAACTCAATGTAGCAAGATATATTCTGTTCATGAG GTAAATACAAATACTGCAACATTCCGAGATAGTGGTATATATCATTCTGAAGGTGGTTGGCCAAAAGATTTAAATGCGAAAGATGTAGAACAGACAGTGAGATATAAAcgcaaaatagaaaaagatgaaCTGTATATTCATACAATGCTTCAATTATTGcct cCGATGGAACAGTGTATTTTACAGAAtaatgtttgtaatatttatgaacaataCTTCAGTTATATGGAACCAGTTTCTTTAATACAACGAGTATATTCACGTACAGTGAATGTATATCGTGATATTTTACcaataaaaagacaaataaCACATCTTTCTTGGTCACCGGATCAAGGAAATCGTTTTGCAGCTAGTTACTGCAATACTGACTTTAAAAACGCAATAAATGACAATCCTCAGTCATATATTTGGGATGTAG ATTTATGGTccaaatttatagaaaatccAAATACGCCTTGTGTAATCTTAAAACCATTTTGTCCAATTTTAACATTGGAATATAATCCTAAAGATAGTAATATACTGATTAGTGGCTTAATGACTGGACAAGTGGCTTGTTGGGATATTAGAAAAGGGTCAGAACCAATTGAAACAAGTTTAGTGGAATTTAGCCACAGAGATTTATGCAACGAGGTGTTATGGATAAATTCTAAAACTAGCACAGAATTTTTCAGTGCTTCCAAAGACGGACAA aTAATGTGGTGGGATAtcagaaaattacaaatgccTACAGAAACATTGGTAATAGATTTATGTAAACCTGATGatcaaaatattgataaagCAACTGGGATTTCAGCATTACAGTTTGAACCATCTATGGGTACACGTTTTATGTGTGGTCTTGAAAATG GTATAGTAATATCAGGAAATCGCAAAGGGAAAACTTCAAGTGAGAAAATTGCAACGAGATTCAAGGCACAATATGGACCTATAATAAGTTTAGAAAGAAACCCaacatttgttaaaaattttttaacagttGGTGACTGGACGACAAGAATATGGTCTGAGGATTGTAAAGAATCTTGCATTGCATGGACACc tgGTCATAGAGATTTTTTAATGGGTGGAGCATGGAGCATAACAcgattttctgtattttttttaataaaaatggatGGAACTCTGGATGTATGGGATTTGTTGATTCAACAAGATTCTCCAGTTCTTAGTGTGAAA GTTTGTGATGAAGTGCtaacatatataaaaccaCATGAACAAGGACAATTAGCAACAATTGCTAATAAGAAAGGAACAACATTTTTACTTGAATTTTCAGAAGCATTAACAGCTAATcaaaaaaatgataaacttttatttacagCA AGAAACACGCAGAGAAAAGGTAAAGGAAGCTAA
- the LOC122571755 gene encoding dynein axonemal intermediate chain 2 isoform X1: MKNINMQYTYTKKRLQFGKQCNFTNYDKVEADIKPHAESMTHYTQIDPVTQGTQCSKIYSVHEVNTNTATFRDSGIYHSEGGWPKDLNAKDVEQTVRYKRKIEKDELYIHTMLQLLPPMEQCILQNNVCNIYEQYFSYMEPVSLIQRVYSRTVNVYRDILPIKRQITHLSWSPDQGNRFAASYCNTDFKNAINDNPQSYIWDVDLWSKFIENPNTPCVILKPFCPILTLEYNPKDSNILISGLMTGQVACWDIRKGSEPIETSLVEFSHRDLCNEVLWINSKTSTEFFSASKDGQIMWWDIRKLQMPTETLVIDLCKPDDQNIDKATGISALQFEPSMGTRFMCGLENGIVISGNRKGKTSSEKIATRFKAQYGPIISLERNPTFVKNFLTVGDWTTRIWSEDCKESCIAWTPGHRDFLMGGAWSITRFSVFFLIKMDGTLDVWDLLIQQDSPVLSVKVCDEVLTYIKPHEQGQLATIANKKGTTFLLEFSEALTANQKNDKLLFTALLDRETRREKVKEAKNREQRLKMKSLRNINTETECTTGSTKNDEEDLKCSNFNTNDAVLIHCEEDYDNAIKAELLKEEGTNNEIS, translated from the exons ATGAAAAACATCAATATGCAATACACTTATACAAAAAAGAGACTACAATTTGGAAAACAATGTAACTTCACAAATTATGATAAAGTAGAAGCTGATATTAAACCACATGCAGAATCTATGACTCACTATACTCAAATAGATCCTGTAACTCAAGGAACTCAATGTAGCAAGATATATTCTGTTCATGAG GTAAATACAAATACTGCAACATTCCGAGATAGTGGTATATATCATTCTGAAGGTGGTTGGCCAAAAGATTTAAATGCGAAAGATGTAGAACAGACAGTGAGATATAAAcgcaaaatagaaaaagatgaaCTGTATATTCATACAATGCTTCAATTATTGcct cCGATGGAACAGTGTATTTTACAGAAtaatgtttgtaatatttatgaacaataCTTCAGTTATATGGAACCAGTTTCTTTAATACAACGAGTATATTCACGTACAGTGAATGTATATCGTGATATTTTACcaataaaaagacaaataaCACATCTTTCTTGGTCACCGGATCAAGGAAATCGTTTTGCAGCTAGTTACTGCAATACTGACTTTAAAAACGCAATAAATGACAATCCTCAGTCATATATTTGGGATGTAG ATTTATGGTccaaatttatagaaaatccAAATACGCCTTGTGTAATCTTAAAACCATTTTGTCCAATTTTAACATTGGAATATAATCCTAAAGATAGTAATATACTGATTAGTGGCTTAATGACTGGACAAGTGGCTTGTTGGGATATTAGAAAAGGGTCAGAACCAATTGAAACAAGTTTAGTGGAATTTAGCCACAGAGATTTATGCAACGAGGTGTTATGGATAAATTCTAAAACTAGCACAGAATTTTTCAGTGCTTCCAAAGACGGACAA aTAATGTGGTGGGATAtcagaaaattacaaatgccTACAGAAACATTGGTAATAGATTTATGTAAACCTGATGatcaaaatattgataaagCAACTGGGATTTCAGCATTACAGTTTGAACCATCTATGGGTACACGTTTTATGTGTGGTCTTGAAAATG GTATAGTAATATCAGGAAATCGCAAAGGGAAAACTTCAAGTGAGAAAATTGCAACGAGATTCAAGGCACAATATGGACCTATAATAAGTTTAGAAAGAAACCCaacatttgttaaaaattttttaacagttGGTGACTGGACGACAAGAATATGGTCTGAGGATTGTAAAGAATCTTGCATTGCATGGACACc tgGTCATAGAGATTTTTTAATGGGTGGAGCATGGAGCATAACAcgattttctgtattttttttaataaaaatggatGGAACTCTGGATGTATGGGATTTGTTGATTCAACAAGATTCTCCAGTTCTTAGTGTGAAA GTTTGTGATGAAGTGCtaacatatataaaaccaCATGAACAAGGACAATTAGCAACAATTGCTAATAAGAAAGGAACAACATTTTTACTTGAATTTTCAGAAGCATTAACAGCTAATcaaaaaaatgataaacttttatttacagCA CTTCTTGATAGAGAAACACGCAGAGAAAAGGTAAAGGAAGCTAAAAATAGAGAACAgagattgaaaatgaaatccCTTCGAAATATCAATACTGAAACTGAATGCACTACAGGAAGCACAAAAAATGATGAGGAAGATCTAAAATgttctaattttaatactaatGATGCAGTACTAATACATTGTGAAGAAGACTATGATAATGCTATAAAGGCA GAATTACTAAAAGAAGAGGgaacaaataatgaaatatcataa
- the LOC122571755 gene encoding dynein axonemal intermediate chain 2 isoform X2 → MKNINMQYTYTKKRLQFGKQCNFTNYDKVEADIKPHAESMTHYTQIDPVTQGTQCSKIYSVHEVNTNTATFRDSGIYHSEGGWPKDLNAKDVEQTVRYKRKIEKDELYIHTMLQLLPPMEQCILQNNVCNIYEQYFSYMEPVSLIQRVYSRTVNVYRDILPIKRQITHLSWSPDQGNRFAASYCNTDFKNAINDNPQSYIWDVENPNTPCVILKPFCPILTLEYNPKDSNILISGLMTGQVACWDIRKGSEPIETSLVEFSHRDLCNEVLWINSKTSTEFFSASKDGQIMWWDIRKLQMPTETLVIDLCKPDDQNIDKATGISALQFEPSMGTRFMCGLENGIVISGNRKGKTSSEKIATRFKAQYGPIISLERNPTFVKNFLTVGDWTTRIWSEDCKESCIAWTPGHRDFLMGGAWSITRFSVFFLIKMDGTLDVWDLLIQQDSPVLSVKVCDEVLTYIKPHEQGQLATIANKKGTTFLLEFSEALTANQKNDKLLFTALLDRETRREKVKEAKNREQRLKMKSLRNINTETECTTGSTKNDEEDLKCSNFNTNDAVLIHCEEDYDNAIKAELLKEEGTNNEIS, encoded by the exons ATGAAAAACATCAATATGCAATACACTTATACAAAAAAGAGACTACAATTTGGAAAACAATGTAACTTCACAAATTATGATAAAGTAGAAGCTGATATTAAACCACATGCAGAATCTATGACTCACTATACTCAAATAGATCCTGTAACTCAAGGAACTCAATGTAGCAAGATATATTCTGTTCATGAG GTAAATACAAATACTGCAACATTCCGAGATAGTGGTATATATCATTCTGAAGGTGGTTGGCCAAAAGATTTAAATGCGAAAGATGTAGAACAGACAGTGAGATATAAAcgcaaaatagaaaaagatgaaCTGTATATTCATACAATGCTTCAATTATTGcct cCGATGGAACAGTGTATTTTACAGAAtaatgtttgtaatatttatgaacaataCTTCAGTTATATGGAACCAGTTTCTTTAATACAACGAGTATATTCACGTACAGTGAATGTATATCGTGATATTTTACcaataaaaagacaaataaCACATCTTTCTTGGTCACCGGATCAAGGAAATCGTTTTGCAGCTAGTTACTGCAATACTGACTTTAAAAACGCAATAAATGACAATCCTCAGTCATATATTTGGGATGTAG aaaatccAAATACGCCTTGTGTAATCTTAAAACCATTTTGTCCAATTTTAACATTGGAATATAATCCTAAAGATAGTAATATACTGATTAGTGGCTTAATGACTGGACAAGTGGCTTGTTGGGATATTAGAAAAGGGTCAGAACCAATTGAAACAAGTTTAGTGGAATTTAGCCACAGAGATTTATGCAACGAGGTGTTATGGATAAATTCTAAAACTAGCACAGAATTTTTCAGTGCTTCCAAAGACGGACAA aTAATGTGGTGGGATAtcagaaaattacaaatgccTACAGAAACATTGGTAATAGATTTATGTAAACCTGATGatcaaaatattgataaagCAACTGGGATTTCAGCATTACAGTTTGAACCATCTATGGGTACACGTTTTATGTGTGGTCTTGAAAATG GTATAGTAATATCAGGAAATCGCAAAGGGAAAACTTCAAGTGAGAAAATTGCAACGAGATTCAAGGCACAATATGGACCTATAATAAGTTTAGAAAGAAACCCaacatttgttaaaaattttttaacagttGGTGACTGGACGACAAGAATATGGTCTGAGGATTGTAAAGAATCTTGCATTGCATGGACACc tgGTCATAGAGATTTTTTAATGGGTGGAGCATGGAGCATAACAcgattttctgtattttttttaataaaaatggatGGAACTCTGGATGTATGGGATTTGTTGATTCAACAAGATTCTCCAGTTCTTAGTGTGAAA GTTTGTGATGAAGTGCtaacatatataaaaccaCATGAACAAGGACAATTAGCAACAATTGCTAATAAGAAAGGAACAACATTTTTACTTGAATTTTCAGAAGCATTAACAGCTAATcaaaaaaatgataaacttttatttacagCA CTTCTTGATAGAGAAACACGCAGAGAAAAGGTAAAGGAAGCTAAAAATAGAGAACAgagattgaaaatgaaatccCTTCGAAATATCAATACTGAAACTGAATGCACTACAGGAAGCACAAAAAATGATGAGGAAGATCTAAAATgttctaattttaatactaatGATGCAGTACTAATACATTGTGAAGAAGACTATGATAATGCTATAAAGGCA GAATTACTAAAAGAAGAGGgaacaaataatgaaatatcataa